The Mycolicibacterium boenickei genome has a segment encoding these proteins:
- a CDS encoding quinone oxidoreductase family protein, with protein sequence MYAIEVAETGGPEVLSYVERPEPAPGPGEVLIKAEAIGVNFIDTYFRSGAYPRELPFIVGSEVCGTVAAVGDDVAALAVGDRVVTANATGAYADFCVAPADFVAYVPDGVAPDAIASALLKGMTAHYLIKSTYPVQPNDTVLVHAGAGGVGLILTQWATSIGTRVITTASTPEKAELSRQAGAIEVLDYPEDPAEFGDKIRDLTGGAGVAAVYDGVGASTFDASLASLAVRGTLALFGAASGPVPPVDPQRLNAAGSVFLTRPTLAHHTRTPDEFSWRAGELINAIADGSITITVGGRYPLAEAGQAHTDLQGRKTVGSIVLVP encoded by the coding sequence GTGTATGCCATCGAAGTTGCCGAGACCGGCGGACCCGAAGTCCTGAGCTACGTCGAGCGGCCCGAGCCCGCACCGGGCCCAGGCGAGGTACTGATCAAGGCCGAGGCCATCGGCGTCAACTTCATCGACACCTACTTCCGGTCCGGGGCGTATCCGCGCGAGCTGCCGTTCATCGTCGGGTCCGAGGTGTGCGGCACCGTCGCCGCGGTGGGTGACGATGTGGCCGCGCTGGCTGTCGGCGACCGGGTGGTGACGGCGAACGCGACCGGGGCCTACGCCGACTTCTGCGTTGCCCCAGCCGATTTCGTCGCGTATGTGCCCGACGGCGTGGCGCCCGACGCGATCGCGTCGGCGCTGCTGAAAGGGATGACGGCGCACTATCTGATCAAGTCGACCTATCCCGTGCAACCGAACGACACCGTGCTGGTGCATGCCGGCGCCGGCGGGGTCGGCCTGATCCTCACCCAGTGGGCCACCAGTATCGGCACCCGCGTGATCACCACCGCCTCCACTCCGGAGAAGGCCGAGTTGTCCCGGCAGGCCGGCGCCATCGAGGTGCTCGACTACCCCGAGGATCCGGCCGAGTTCGGTGACAAGATCCGCGATCTCACCGGCGGGGCGGGGGTGGCCGCGGTCTACGACGGCGTCGGTGCGTCAACGTTCGACGCCAGCCTGGCCAGCCTCGCGGTGCGTGGCACGCTGGCACTGTTCGGTGCGGCCAGCGGACCGGTCCCCCCGGTCGATCCGCAGCGACTCAACGCGGCGGGATCGGTGTTCCTGACGCGGCCGACGCTGGCCCACCACACCCGCACCCCCGACGAGTTCTCCTGGCGTGCGGGAGAATTGATCAACGCAATCGCCGACGGGTCGATCACCATCACCGTCGGCGGACGCTACCCCCTGGCCGAAGCCGGCCAGGCCCACACCGACCTACAGGGCCGCAAGACCGTCGGCTCGATCGTGCTGGTGCCCTAG